Proteins encoded in a region of the Planococcus citri chromosome 1, ihPlaCitr1.1, whole genome shotgun sequence genome:
- the LOC135832028 gene encoding calmodulin-A-like → MNDRYTYEYSRLRRLTSHYDIRSHSSEYGLTEDQVAEIKEAFLLFDKDEDGRITVAELGVVMRSLGQKPKEHELQGMVNEVDQDGNGTIEFKEFLEMMSKKLKSTDKDHELHEAFRVFDKNGDGFITADELKNVMCNLGEKLSDEEIDDMIKEADLNGDGKVDFTEFIAIIKPCK, encoded by the exons ATGAACGATAGATATACTTATGAATATTCAAGGCTTAGAAGGCTTACCAGTCATTATGATATACGATCACATTCT tctgaGTACGGTTTAACAGAAGATCAAGTTGCAG AAATAAAAGAAGCATTCCTATTATTTGATAAAGATGAAGATGGCCGGATCACAGTGGCAGAATTGGGAGTGGTGATGAGATCTTTGGGGCAAAAACCAAAAG AACATGAACTACAAGGTATGGTTAATGAGGTAGATCAAGATGGTAACGGAACGATTGAgttcaaagaatttttggaaatgatgtCAAAGAAACTCAAAAGCACAGATAAAGATCACGAGTTGCACGAAGCTTTTAG ggttttcgataaaaatggagaTGGTTTCATAACTGcggatgagttgaaaaatgtaatgtGTAATTTAGGAGAAAAATTATCCGATGAGGAAATAGACGATATGATAAAAGAAGCGGATTTAAATGGTGatggaaaagttgattttacaG aatttattgcAATCATAAAACCATGCAAATGA
- the LOC135832035 gene encoding uncharacterized protein LOC135832035 isoform X1, whose amino-acid sequence MSLRVIALCILAVLAVVSASPVPSGWGKHEHHIIHVPYHVHHVHHVHKVPIYIKSKPIIIKEHKPIYIKEHSHTDWAPASSGWSSDWTPSSSGWSSGGWDWDK is encoded by the exons atgtcgCTTCGTGTTATT gCTCTTTGCATTCTGGCTGTCTTAGCCGTTGTATCCGCCTCACCAGTTCCCAGTGGTTGGGGTAAACA TGAACATCACATTATTCATGTGCCATACCATGTTCACCACGTCCACCACGTGCACAAAGTTCCGATTTACATAAAATCTAAGCCCATTATTATTAAGGAACATAAACCAATCTACATCAAAGAGCACTCTCACACTGACTGGGCTCCAGCTAGTTCCGGATGGTCTTCTGACTGGACTCCATCTTCTAGTGGTTGGTCATCAGGTGGATGGGATTGGGATAAAT AA
- the LOC135832035 gene encoding uncharacterized protein LOC135832035 isoform X2 produces MLLRMYALCILAVLAVVSASPVPSGWGKHEHHIIHVPYHVHHVHHVHKVPIYIKSKPIIIKEHKPIYIKEHSHTDWAPASSGWSSDWTPSSSGWSSGGWDWDK; encoded by the exons ATGCTgctacgtatgtat gCTCTTTGCATTCTGGCTGTCTTAGCCGTTGTATCCGCCTCACCAGTTCCCAGTGGTTGGGGTAAACA TGAACATCACATTATTCATGTGCCATACCATGTTCACCACGTCCACCACGTGCACAAAGTTCCGATTTACATAAAATCTAAGCCCATTATTATTAAGGAACATAAACCAATCTACATCAAAGAGCACTCTCACACTGACTGGGCTCCAGCTAGTTCCGGATGGTCTTCTGACTGGACTCCATCTTCTAGTGGTTGGTCATCAGGTGGATGGGATTGGGATAAAT AA
- the LOC135832034 gene encoding uncharacterized protein LOC135832034 codes for MKIVRTVCCVSTLLIFVRGVPLGEENELQNEIHEGQRASEESRGYFQSITDTVKEYTVNKVLNMFKTMPVECKSKINKSGKLIATKNGKKFCEKTCLEIYEKIDNAKKTINAIKSYLPFAQTLELKPRRHQNSRVFKCARNLTGTKLICDCPQAPQFNFGKSLKNYLEKTFLKPSAAARDKHKYYYPPPYYGYGYNNGPFGSYGSYGHHGHPWGYGFNPLGELFSMIFAPLKILFFIVTLPFWIFLLVFLGMELDDIFD; via the exons ATGAAAATTGTGAGAACAGTGTGTTGTGTGTCGACGCTCCTAATATTTGTGCGCGGTGTTCCATTAGGAGAAGAAAATGAGctgcaaaatgaaattcacGAAGGACAACGAGCTTCGGAGGAATCAAGAGGATATTTTCAATCCATTACAGACACAGTGAAAGAGTACACTGTCAATAAGGTGCTGAATATGTTTAAAACTATGCCTG TCGAATGCAagtcaaaaatcaacaaatccgGAAAATTAATCGCTacgaagaatggaaaaaaattctgcgaaaaaacGTGCCTTGAGATTTATGAAAAGATAGATAAtgcgaaaaaaacaataaatgcGATAAAAAGTTATCTTCCATTTGCGCAAACTTTGGAATTAAAACCAAGACGTCATCAAAACTCACGTGTATTCAAATGCGCTCGAAATCTCACTGGAACCAAACTCATATGCGATTGCCCACAAGCTCCtcaattcaattttggtaaatcgttgaaaaattatttggaaaaaacattTCTAAAGCCGTCTGCAGCAGCAAGAGATAAACATAAATACTACTATCCTCCACCATACTACGGATACGGATACAATAACGGTCCTTTTGGTTCTTATGGCTCTTACGGTCATCACGGTCATCCTTGGGGGTACGGCTTTAATCCTCTcggagaattattttcaatgatttttgctcctttgaaaattttattcttcattgTCACGCTACCTTTTTGGATTTTCCTTTTAGTATTCCTCGGAATGGAATTAGATGATATTTTTGACTAa
- the LOC135832033 gene encoding retinaldehyde-binding protein 1-like isoform X1 produces the protein MKILDSKSQKEEEIIREICQWVEKNNANPEYKENEYAIRLQYKFFGCDVAKVKKNLSLYYKKRSQVITQYGRYDNIYENLRNSYDMVAGGLLPEKNPFEHSVIIVKVTNYDKDINFMDGQMRLILAVETLQKEDLLGKKVICVIDYSGISLSYLFKLNIFALQKAYKTWKDFAFLSCSEIHHINMPLYSHYIVNLANYILDEKLKKVNYYHTENLSEFYEHVPKEILPKEYGGNAPEIKELSEIWYEETMKRCDPVIEHFKTLAEKSTKIKKTSKSFYEIPFKLFGKLRKRTNAT, from the exons ATGAAGATTCTTGATTCAAAGTCGCAAAAAGAAGAGGAAATTATACGTGAAATTTGCCAgtgggttgaaaaaaataatgcaaaccCGGAATATAAAGAAA ATGAATACGCGATTCGActtcaatataaatttttcgGATGTGATGTGgcaaaagtgaagaaaaatttgagtctATACTATAAGAAACGAAGTCAAGTAATAACTCAGTATGGCAGATATGACAATATTTATGAAAACTTAAGAAATTCATACGATATGGT AGCAGGAGGTCTCTTACCCGAAAAGAATCCATTTGAGCATTCGGTTATAATAGTTAAAGTTACGAATTATGATAAAGATATTAATTTCATGGACGGCCAAATGCGTCTCATTCTTGCTGTTGAAACGCTTCAAAAAGAAGATCTTCTAGGGAAAAAAGTCATCTGCGTTATTGATTATTCGGGAATTTCATTGAGTTATTTATTCAAACTGAATATATTTGCGCTTCAGAAAGCTTACAAAACTTGGAAA GACTTTGCTTTCTTATCGTGTTCTGAAATACATCACATCAATATGCCACTGTATTCTCATTACATCGTCAATTTAGCCAATTACATcttggatgaaaaattgaaaaaagtt aaTTACTACCACACAGAAAACTTGAGTGAGTTTTACGAACACGTGCCCAAAGAAATATTACCGAAAGAATACGGTGGAAACGCTCCAGAAATCAAAGAACTAAgcg AGATTTGGTATGAAGAAACGATGAAACGTTGTGATCCTGTTATCGAGCACTTTAAAACACTagctgaaaaatcaacaaaaatcaaaaaaacttcaaaatcttTCTACGAGATCCCTTttaaattatttggaaaattaagAAAACGAACAAACGCAACATGA
- the LOC135832033 gene encoding retinaldehyde-binding protein 1-like isoform X2, with product MKILDSKSQKEEEIIREICQWVEKNNANPEYKENEYAIRLQYKFFGCDVAKVKKNLSLYYKKRSQVITQYGRYDNIYENLRNSYDMVAGGLLPEKNPFEHSVIIVKVTNYDKDINFMDGQMRLILAVETLQKEDLLGKKVICVIDYSGISLSYLFKLNIFALQKAYKTWKDFAFLSCSEIHHINMPLYSHYIVNLANYILDEKLKKVNYYHTENLSEFYEHVPKEILPKEYGGNAPEIKELSGF from the exons ATGAAGATTCTTGATTCAAAGTCGCAAAAAGAAGAGGAAATTATACGTGAAATTTGCCAgtgggttgaaaaaaataatgcaaaccCGGAATATAAAGAAA ATGAATACGCGATTCGActtcaatataaatttttcgGATGTGATGTGgcaaaagtgaagaaaaatttgagtctATACTATAAGAAACGAAGTCAAGTAATAACTCAGTATGGCAGATATGACAATATTTATGAAAACTTAAGAAATTCATACGATATGGT AGCAGGAGGTCTCTTACCCGAAAAGAATCCATTTGAGCATTCGGTTATAATAGTTAAAGTTACGAATTATGATAAAGATATTAATTTCATGGACGGCCAAATGCGTCTCATTCTTGCTGTTGAAACGCTTCAAAAAGAAGATCTTCTAGGGAAAAAAGTCATCTGCGTTATTGATTATTCGGGAATTTCATTGAGTTATTTATTCAAACTGAATATATTTGCGCTTCAGAAAGCTTACAAAACTTGGAAA GACTTTGCTTTCTTATCGTGTTCTGAAATACATCACATCAATATGCCACTGTATTCTCATTACATCGTCAATTTAGCCAATTACATcttggatgaaaaattgaaaaaagtt aaTTACTACCACACAGAAAACTTGAGTGAGTTTTACGAACACGTGCCCAAAGAAATATTACCGAAAGAATACGGTGGAAACGCTCCAGAAATCAAAGAACTAAgcg GTTTTTAG
- the LOC135832029 gene encoding G-protein coupled receptor Mth2-like: MKANINLLLHVFQLIFICKCSYIQKCCDRRQQLDVNFETCIDFDGNDGVEMYETGSTYDKDGIHFVKNGENDSHHVWWLPPDIKFISSKSQSPGFKVVQIQFSELTDMEFLFNKTYPCSITEREIVPFADYVFILENGSLLITNTEDNVRPKTILFPYNSYCVDRVSRLSKNQRKGRPGHIYDHSFVILLCPCLYMPCVRMCCKWKHFLNVSKTPETCEYSPNITLKWNLKYKDDSFEEVAKPPEKYSTVQNQPKCKHGEYYLNKNLNDSLKFWILPNGNIQAEGHPFEIEFEDYCVHYWNINGSFQTNLRICKVPDEQEAPTEFQRILYGTYFAIGTFFLALTLLIYGVVKELRSATHAHYLMAHVFCMFVSSLTLTFNEFFFSIFSKHNFCIIIAYSMQFSFIAAMFWLNVLCIDISETFKGYSSSSKFIFPKKGRKYFILNSIYVWGASSIITVITMIADNTSILEKSFRPEFGVRYCWFYGDTAKFIYFYLPVSVVLSYNLYLFLSTARQIIKLQRDSNRLFNQESKRYVGTHNFKKETHKLMLYAKLFGLMGVTWIFEILSWAIGGPPYFWYVTDAINSLRGLFIFLIFCCKKKTLLMFLNSFLNIPKTTYPRTSQQSNSSSTKTDCTSITNKTNSIQLELAEFSNRNEETK; the protein is encoded by the exons ATGAAAGCGAATATCAACTTACTACTTCAcgtttttcaattgattttcataTGCAAATGTTCgtatattcaaaaatgttgcgATAGAAGACAGCAATTGGACGTCAACTTTGAAACGTGTATAGATTTCGATGGCAACGACGGTGTAGAGATGTACGAAACTGGCAGCACATACGATAAAGATGGTATTCACTTCgtgaaaaatggtgaaaatgacAGTCATCATGTTTGGTGGTTGCCTCCGGATATtaaattcatttcatcaaaGTCTCAGTCGCCGGGATTCAAAGTGGTACAAATTCAATTCAGCGAATTAACCGAtatggaatttttattcaataagaCCTACCCGTGTTCTATTACGGAAAGAGAAATTGTTCCTTTTGCCGATTACGtattcattcttgaaaatggaTCTTTGTTGATTACAAACACAGAAGACAATGTGAGGCCTAAAACGATTCTATTTCCCTATAACTCATATTGTGTGGATCGTGTATCTAGATTGAGTAAAAATCAGAGGAAAGGAAGGCCTGGGCATATTTACGATCAcagttttgtcattttattaTGTCCTTGTTTGTACATGCCATGTGTTAGAATGTGCTgcaaatggaaacattttttaaacgtcTCGAAAACTCCGGAAACCTGCGAGTATTCCCCCAATATCACACTCAAATGGAATTTGAAATATAAAGACGATTCTTTCGAAGAAGTCGCTAAACCGCCAG aaaagtACAGCACGGTACAAAATCAACCAAAATGCAAACACGGCGAATactatttgaataaaaatttaaacgattcgctaaaattttggattttacctAATGGCAATATTCAAGCCGAAGGACATCCTTTTGAAATAGAATTCGAGGATTACTGTGTTCATTATTGGAATATTAACGGAAGTTTCCAAACCAATTTACGAATTTGTAAAGTACCTGATGAACAGGAGGCTCCTACCGAATTTCAACGTATTTTGTACGGTACCTATTTCGCAATTGGAACTTTCTTTCTGGCTCTAACTCTTTTGATATATGGAGTAGTGAAAGAATTACGATCAGCGACTCATGCACATTATTTAATGGCTCACGTATTTTGCATGTTTGTTTCGTCCTTAACGCTTAccttcaacgaattttttttctccattttttcgaaacataATTTTTGCATCATAATTG CTTACTCGATGCAGTTTTCTTTTATAGCAGCAATGTTTTGGTTGAATGTTCTGTGTATTGATATTTCAGAAACTTTTAA aggATACTCATCGTCaagtaaattcatttttccaaaaaaaggtaGAAAGTATTTTATATTGAATTCCATTTATGTGTGGGGAGCTAGTTCGATTATAACTGTGATCACGATGATCGCTGACAATAcatccattttggaaaaatctttcAGACCAGAATTTGGAGTACGATATTGTTGGTTTTATG GCGATACAgccaaatttatttatttttaccttCCTGTGAGTGTGGTTCTCAGTTACAATCTTTACTTATTCCTGTCTACTGCCagacaaattataaaattgcaGAGGGATTCGAATAGACTGTTTAATCAAGAAAGCAAAAGATACGTGGGGACGCATAATTTCAAGAAAGAAACTCACAA ATTGATGTTGTATGCAAAATTATTCGGACTCATGGGTGTCACGTGGATATTCGAAATATTATCATGGGCTATCGGTGGACCTCCTTACTTCTGGTACGTTACAGATGCAATAAACTCTCTAAGAggtttatttatatttttaattttttgttgtaagAAAAAAACGTTACTCATgtttttaaactcatttttaaatattcctAAAACAACGTATCCTCGTACTAGTCAACAATCGAATTCTTCTTCCACAAAAACTGATTGTACGTCCATtacaaataaaacaaattcCATTCAATTGGAATTGGCCGAATTTTCTAATCGAAATGAAGAAACGAAGtaa